One genomic segment of Amycolatopsis sp. WQ 127309 includes these proteins:
- a CDS encoding DMT family transporter has product MTTTAPRPVKTTFTQRVDPRLLAALGSFCIALSSVFIKVSHTSGATSAFWRCLLSLPVLFALAWWERRKAGPETRRRVLFPLLAGAGLGLDFVLWGEAIPRVGAGIATVLLAVQVVIVPVLAFAFLAERPSKRFLVAAPVLLGGVVLAGGFAGTGAFGPDPVTGAVAALIAGAGYAAYLFLIRLSGAKGTQSHSLLLATLSACAVALVLGLPSGTLDFAPGWPSFGWLIALALVGQLTGWLLISAALPRMSATSGATLMLLQPVGAVLLSIGLLGESPGVLQLVGCAAVLGAVCFAGTARPAGRRRRD; this is encoded by the coding sequence GTGACCACGACCGCGCCCCGCCCCGTCAAGACGACCTTCACCCAGCGCGTCGACCCCCGCCTGCTCGCGGCGCTCGGCAGCTTCTGCATCGCGCTGTCGTCGGTCTTCATCAAGGTCTCGCACACCAGCGGCGCCACCAGCGCGTTCTGGCGGTGCCTGCTCTCGCTGCCGGTGCTGTTCGCGCTGGCCTGGTGGGAGCGGCGCAAGGCGGGCCCCGAGACCCGCCGCCGGGTGCTCTTCCCGCTGCTGGCCGGGGCCGGGCTGGGCCTGGACTTCGTGCTCTGGGGCGAGGCGATCCCGCGCGTCGGCGCCGGCATCGCGACGGTCCTGCTCGCGGTGCAGGTCGTGATCGTGCCCGTGCTGGCGTTCGCGTTCCTCGCCGAACGGCCGTCGAAGCGGTTCCTGGTGGCCGCGCCGGTCCTGCTCGGCGGGGTCGTGCTGGCCGGCGGCTTCGCCGGGACCGGCGCGTTCGGCCCCGACCCGGTCACCGGCGCCGTCGCCGCGCTGATCGCCGGCGCCGGGTACGCCGCCTACCTGTTCCTGATCCGGCTCAGCGGCGCCAAGGGGACGCAGTCGCACTCCCTGCTCCTGGCGACGCTCTCCGCCTGCGCCGTCGCCCTGGTGCTCGGCCTGCCGTCCGGCACGCTCGACTTCGCGCCGGGCTGGCCCTCGTTCGGGTGGCTGATCGCGCTCGCGCTCGTCGGCCAGCTGACGGGCTGGCTGCTGATCTCGGCCGCGCTGCCGCGGATGTCGGCCACCTCCGGCGCGACACTCATGCTGCTCCAGCCGGTCGGCGCGGTGCTGCTGAGCATCGGGCTGCTCGGCGAGTCACCCGGCGTGCTCCAGCTGGTCGGCTGCGCGGCCGTGCTCGGCGCCGTCTGCTTCGCGGGCACCGCGCGACCTGCGGGGCGGCGCCGTCGCGACTAG
- a CDS encoding LysR family transcriptional regulator encodes MFGLERMRALHALATQGSVAAAAASLHVTPSGVSQQLAKLEREAGQPLLESRGRGVRLTKAGQVLAGHAERILAQVAEAKTDLELLREDVIGPLRVGAIPTTVHALLPPALATLAVQHPRLEVTLHEGEAEQTMPRVLAGDLDVAVLESWADRPTVLPPETTRIALFSDVADLALPAGHRLAHRKAVDLSEVDDLPWIGWSAGSGCHDWLVQVLRKQGLDPRISCTVGSYPTQLALVAGNLGAALVPRLARERLPEGVRILTTRPALTRTIYAICRAGEEDHGAVRACLDALSEASARFTTALRPVG; translated from the coding sequence GTGTTCGGACTCGAGCGGATGCGGGCGCTGCACGCCCTCGCCACCCAGGGCTCGGTCGCCGCGGCGGCCGCGTCCCTGCACGTCACGCCCTCGGGCGTCTCCCAGCAGCTGGCGAAGCTGGAACGGGAGGCCGGGCAACCGCTGCTGGAGTCCCGCGGCCGCGGCGTCCGGCTGACGAAGGCGGGCCAGGTGCTGGCCGGGCACGCCGAGCGGATCCTCGCGCAGGTCGCCGAGGCGAAAACCGACCTGGAGCTGCTGCGCGAGGACGTCATCGGGCCGCTGCGGGTCGGCGCGATCCCGACGACCGTGCACGCGCTGCTGCCGCCCGCGCTGGCGACGCTGGCCGTGCAGCACCCGCGGCTGGAGGTGACGCTGCACGAGGGCGAGGCCGAGCAGACGATGCCCCGCGTCCTGGCCGGCGACCTCGACGTCGCGGTGCTGGAGAGCTGGGCGGACCGCCCGACGGTCCTCCCGCCGGAGACGACGAGGATCGCGTTGTTCTCCGACGTCGCGGACCTGGCCCTGCCGGCCGGCCACCGCCTGGCGCACCGCAAGGCCGTGGATCTGTCCGAAGTGGACGACCTGCCGTGGATCGGCTGGAGCGCCGGCTCCGGCTGCCACGACTGGCTGGTCCAGGTCCTGCGCAAGCAGGGGCTGGACCCGCGGATCAGCTGCACGGTGGGCAGTTACCCGACCCAGCTGGCCCTGGTGGCGGGCAACCTCGGCGCGGCCCTGGTCCCCCGCCTGGCCCGCGAGCGGCTCCCGGAAGGCGTCCGCATCCTGACGACCCGCCCGGCCCTGACCCGCACGATCTACGCGATCTGCCGGGCGGGCGAGGAGGACCACGGCGCGGTCCGGGCCTGCCTGGACGCACTGAGCGAGGCCTCGGCCCGCTTCACCACCGCCCTACGCCCGGTCGGCTGA
- a CDS encoding helix-turn-helix transcriptional regulator — translation MSEDNPELRDFLRARRARVTPGAAGLPPEPGVRRVPGLRREEVARLAGVSVDYYVRLERGRNLNVSESVLDAIARALQLDETERRHLVALAKPSRRRPRTPAPQRVRPGLLRILETLTDVPAMVTGRRLDVLAANRLAKALYRDFDAPPPRERNMARFVFLDPLARELYADWESSARSVVATLHLYAGRNPYDPALAELIGELSVRDQDFRVWWADHDVYQRTHGTKHYRHPVVGDLILGYEALAPTGDHDQVLGVHTVEPGSPSEATLRLLASWTAEPATP, via the coding sequence ATGAGCGAGGACAACCCGGAACTGCGGGACTTCCTGCGCGCCCGCCGGGCCCGGGTGACGCCGGGGGCCGCCGGGCTCCCGCCGGAACCCGGCGTGCGGCGCGTCCCCGGGCTGCGGCGGGAAGAGGTCGCGCGGCTGGCCGGGGTGAGCGTCGACTACTACGTCCGGCTCGAACGCGGCCGGAACCTGAACGTCTCGGAGTCGGTGCTCGACGCGATCGCGCGGGCGCTGCAGCTGGACGAAACCGAGCGGCGGCACCTGGTCGCGCTGGCCAAGCCGAGCCGCCGCCGGCCGCGGACCCCGGCACCCCAGCGCGTCCGCCCCGGGCTGCTGCGGATCCTGGAGACCCTGACCGACGTCCCGGCGATGGTCACCGGCCGGCGCCTGGACGTGCTGGCCGCCAACCGCCTGGCGAAGGCGCTGTACCGCGACTTCGACGCGCCGCCCCCGCGCGAGCGCAACATGGCCCGGTTCGTCTTCCTCGACCCGCTGGCCCGCGAGCTGTACGCGGACTGGGAGTCGTCGGCGCGCAGCGTGGTGGCGACGCTGCACCTGTACGCGGGCCGCAACCCCTACGACCCGGCCCTGGCCGAGCTGATCGGTGAACTGTCGGTGCGGGACCAGGATTTCCGCGTCTGGTGGGCGGATCACGACGTCTACCAGCGCACCCACGGCACGAAGCACTACCGGCACCCGGTGGTGGGGGATCTGATCCTGGGCTACGAGGCGCTGGCCCCGACGGGCGACCACGACCAGGTGCTGGGAGTCCACACGGTGGAGCCGGGCTCACCTTCGGAGGCGACGCTGAGGCTGCTGGCGAGCTGGACAGCGGAACCGGCGACGCCTTGA
- a CDS encoding aldo/keto reductase, which produces MEREILGGTGISVSRFAFGAMMLGAMGNTDRAESVRMIHAALDAGINFIDTADVYSHGESEVIVGEALKGRRDDVMLATKFSMPMGPDANRAGASPRWIKRAVEASLTRLGTDHIDLYQQHRPDHLTDIDETLGALSDLVRAGKVRVIGSSTFPAELMVEAQWAARRGGHHRFRTEQPRYSMLTRIIENDVLPTAQHHGMGVLTYGPLSSGWLTDRDPARSHRAGMAPEVFDLAVPENRARAETVERLRKLAGDAGLPLAHLAVRFVLSHPAVTSVLIGPRTPEQLDDLLVAQGPLPGDVLDLIDEIVPPGTEVNRYDNYRAAAPAIEDPRLRRR; this is translated from the coding sequence ATGGAACGCGAAATCCTGGGCGGTACGGGCATCTCCGTCAGCCGCTTCGCCTTCGGCGCGATGATGCTGGGCGCGATGGGCAACACCGATCGCGCCGAATCGGTGCGGATGATCCACGCGGCGCTCGACGCCGGGATCAACTTCATCGACACGGCCGACGTCTACTCCCACGGCGAGTCGGAGGTGATCGTCGGCGAGGCGCTCAAGGGCCGTCGTGACGACGTCATGCTCGCGACGAAGTTCTCGATGCCGATGGGTCCCGACGCCAACCGGGCCGGCGCCTCGCCGCGGTGGATCAAGCGGGCCGTCGAAGCCAGCCTGACGCGGCTCGGCACCGACCACATCGACCTCTACCAGCAGCACCGCCCCGACCACCTGACCGACATCGACGAGACGCTGGGCGCGCTGTCCGATCTGGTCCGCGCGGGCAAGGTGCGCGTGATCGGGTCCTCGACGTTCCCGGCCGAGCTGATGGTCGAGGCGCAGTGGGCCGCGCGGCGCGGCGGGCACCACCGGTTCCGCACCGAGCAGCCGCGGTACTCGATGCTCACCCGGATCATCGAGAACGACGTCCTGCCGACGGCCCAGCACCACGGCATGGGCGTCCTGACCTACGGGCCGCTGTCCAGCGGCTGGCTGACCGACCGCGACCCGGCGCGCAGCCACCGCGCCGGCATGGCCCCCGAGGTGTTCGACCTCGCCGTCCCGGAGAACCGCGCGCGGGCCGAAACCGTCGAGCGGCTGCGGAAGCTCGCCGGCGACGCGGGCCTGCCGCTGGCGCACCTCGCGGTGCGGTTCGTGCTGAGCCACCCGGCCGTGACGTCGGTGCTGATCGGCCCGCGTACGCCGGAGCAGCTCGACGACCTGCTGGTCGCGCAGGGCCCGCTGCCCGGTGACGTGCTCGACCTGATCGACGAGATCGTCCCGCCCGGCACCGAGGTCAACCGGTACGACAACTACCGGGCGGCGGCGCCGGCGATCGAGGACCCGAGGCTGCGACGCCGCTGA
- a CDS encoding LysR family transcriptional regulator has translation MLDAHRLALLAEVAHAGSIAGAAQRLSFTPSAVSQQLAKLERDVGAPLVHRNPRGVTLTAVGEALLTHAETIVGELLTAERTVRALLGEEPAQLTVGTFASAGATLVPAALAGFREAHPAVALRLLDLEPPDGYGLVSSRELDLLITHHYPGAVLPDPRGLERSLLRSERFRLILPVGHAKAAVRRLTLRGLAGEDWISGSPGVPNRVCLEQLADAAGVRLRVAHESRDYQVILALVEAGLGIAFVPESVLERAGGARIEVRDAADAHPARDVFLVHHKRPGRLVTEMADRLRA, from the coding sequence GTGCTCGACGCCCACCGCCTGGCCCTGCTCGCCGAGGTCGCCCACGCCGGGTCCATCGCCGGTGCGGCACAACGGCTTTCGTTCACGCCGTCCGCCGTCTCGCAGCAGCTGGCCAAGCTCGAACGCGACGTCGGCGCACCGTTGGTGCACCGCAACCCGCGCGGCGTCACGCTCACCGCCGTCGGCGAAGCTCTGCTGACGCACGCCGAGACGATCGTCGGGGAGCTGCTGACCGCCGAGCGGACCGTGCGGGCGCTGCTCGGCGAGGAACCGGCGCAGCTGACCGTCGGCACGTTCGCCAGCGCGGGCGCGACGCTCGTCCCGGCCGCGCTCGCGGGCTTCCGCGAGGCCCACCCGGCGGTCGCGCTGCGGCTGCTGGACCTGGAACCACCCGACGGCTACGGCCTGGTCAGCTCGCGCGAGCTGGATCTCCTGATCACCCACCACTATCCCGGCGCGGTGCTGCCCGACCCGCGTGGGCTGGAACGCTCGTTGCTGCGCTCGGAGCGGTTCCGCCTGATCCTCCCGGTGGGCCACGCGAAAGCGGCCGTCCGCCGCCTCACCCTGCGCGGGCTCGCGGGGGAGGACTGGATCTCGGGCAGCCCCGGCGTGCCCAACCGGGTGTGCCTCGAACAGCTCGCGGACGCCGCCGGGGTCCGGCTGCGCGTTGCCCACGAAAGCCGCGACTACCAGGTGATCCTGGCGCTGGTCGAGGCCGGGCTGGGGATCGCGTTCGTCCCGGAGAGCGTGCTGGAACGCGCCGGCGGCGCCCGGATCGAGGTCCGGGACGCGGCCGACGCCCACCCGGCCCGCGACGTCTTCCTGGTGCACCACAAGCGCCCGGGCCGGCTGGTGACGGAGATGGCGGACCGGCTCCGGGCGTGA
- a CDS encoding threonine/serine dehydratase — translation MISTSDVERAATRIHGRVRRTPVFTADGVWFKLEHLQHTGSFKARGAFNRILAAGDIAAAGVVAASGGNAGLAVAHAAHEFGVPARVFVPTTAPAVKVAKLHALGAAVELVGDKYADAYDAAVKHAADSGALFCHAYDQPEICAGQGTVGLELLEQVDGLDTILVAVGGGGLLAGIAAAVEGRARVVGVEPRTIPTLHAALEAGEPVQVEVSGLAADSLGASRLGDIAFAVATRTGAGSVLVGDAAIAEARTTLWDRYRLAVEAGGATAYAALLSGAYVPAPGERVAVLLCGANTDPATLTSPSAAPPAARTPR, via the coding sequence ATGATCAGCACTTCGGACGTCGAACGCGCCGCCACCCGGATCCACGGCCGGGTCCGCCGGACGCCGGTCTTCACGGCCGACGGCGTGTGGTTCAAGCTGGAACACCTGCAGCACACCGGGTCGTTCAAGGCCCGCGGCGCGTTCAACCGGATCTTGGCGGCCGGTGACATCGCGGCGGCCGGGGTGGTCGCCGCGTCGGGCGGCAACGCGGGCCTCGCCGTCGCCCACGCGGCCCACGAATTCGGTGTGCCCGCAAGGGTTTTCGTCCCCACCACCGCGCCCGCGGTCAAGGTGGCGAAGCTGCACGCGCTCGGCGCGGCCGTCGAGCTCGTCGGCGACAAGTACGCCGACGCCTACGACGCGGCGGTGAAGCACGCGGCCGACAGCGGCGCGTTGTTCTGCCACGCCTACGACCAGCCGGAGATCTGCGCCGGCCAGGGCACGGTCGGCCTGGAACTGCTGGAGCAGGTGGACGGGCTCGACACGATCCTGGTCGCGGTCGGCGGCGGCGGGCTCCTGGCCGGCATCGCCGCGGCGGTCGAGGGCCGCGCGCGCGTGGTCGGCGTCGAGCCGCGCACGATCCCGACCCTCCACGCGGCTCTCGAAGCCGGTGAGCCGGTCCAGGTCGAGGTGTCCGGCCTGGCCGCCGACTCACTCGGCGCGTCCCGGCTCGGGGACATCGCCTTCGCGGTCGCCACCCGCACGGGCGCGGGGTCGGTGCTGGTCGGGGACGCCGCGATCGCCGAAGCCCGGACGACGCTGTGGGACCGCTACCGCCTCGCCGTCGAAGCGGGCGGGGCCACGGCCTACGCCGCGTTGCTCAGCGGCGCCTACGTGCCCGCGCCCGGCGAGCGCGTCGCCGTCCTGCTCTGCGGCGCCAACACCGACCCGGCGACGCTCACTTCCCCGTCAGCAGCGCCACCAGCGGCGCGAACTCCTCGATGA
- a CDS encoding LLM class flavin-dependent oxidoreductase has translation MAEKAFRFGVVAAAQEGGAKWRETARRAEELGYSTLLSPDNLNLPTPTASLATAAAVTTTLRVGSFVLASPLRTARAAAWEAHSLTAMTDGRFELGLGTGLASMRRQAEELGLPYGTGQERLDSISETIDHVRRLDGDVHTPVMLAAGGPKARRLAAAKADIVTLAGGVLTTRDEFASHVEEIRTAADGRDIELAMNIFVVGEVVPPWIRGFIGVDAATLIEHDSLTMLRGGVDDMAGELERRRDELGVSYVSVNSAFIEEFAPLVALLTGK, from the coding sequence ATGGCTGAGAAGGCGTTCCGGTTCGGTGTGGTCGCGGCGGCCCAGGAGGGCGGCGCGAAGTGGCGGGAGACCGCGCGCCGGGCCGAAGAGCTGGGGTACTCGACCCTGCTCTCGCCGGACAACCTGAACCTGCCGACCCCGACGGCGTCGCTCGCGACGGCCGCCGCCGTCACGACGACCCTGCGGGTGGGCTCGTTCGTGCTGGCCAGCCCGCTGCGCACGGCACGCGCGGCCGCCTGGGAAGCGCACAGCCTGACGGCGATGACCGACGGCCGGTTCGAGCTGGGCCTGGGCACCGGCCTGGCGTCGATGCGCCGGCAGGCCGAGGAGCTGGGCCTGCCCTACGGTACCGGCCAGGAGCGGCTCGACTCGATCTCCGAGACGATCGACCACGTCCGCCGCCTCGACGGTGACGTGCACACGCCGGTGATGCTCGCCGCGGGCGGTCCCAAGGCCCGTCGGCTCGCCGCGGCGAAGGCCGACATCGTCACCCTCGCCGGGGGTGTGCTGACCACCCGCGACGAGTTCGCGTCGCACGTCGAGGAGATCCGGACCGCGGCCGACGGCCGGGACATCGAGCTGGCCATGAACATCTTCGTCGTCGGCGAGGTCGTCCCGCCGTGGATCCGCGGGTTCATCGGCGTCGACGCCGCGACGCTCATCGAGCACGACTCGCTGACCATGCTGCGCGGCGGCGTCGACGACATGGCGGGTGAGCTGGAACGCCGTCGCGACGAGCTCGGCGTCTCCTACGTCAGCGTCAACAGCGCCTTCATCGAGGAGTTCGCGCCGCTGGTGGCGCTGCTGACGGGGAAGTGA
- a CDS encoding peptidoglycan-binding protein, translating into MFTKAAVLTALTAATLAVAAPAQAAPAVAAALPTANMEAVLKAAQIDPRRADDTQTPGAHAGVLLVEQALQAKGLLDSKYVDGYFGTTTITAYSQYQKSLGYTGIDASGLPGKTSLEKLGASRYTVTSAVSAGSRVAYRGVTINTRTKAMLLAAEKIAGFTVSLTQGSYNPGGVDASAGTHDGGGAMDISVSGMSAATRTTLLKALRNVGFAAWYRTPDQGFAYHIHAMAISDPDLSSGAQHQTGDYYLGKNGLAGRGADDGPSVTKVTWEEYQRG; encoded by the coding sequence ATGTTCACGAAGGCCGCCGTGTTGACGGCACTCACCGCCGCGACGCTCGCTGTGGCGGCGCCGGCCCAGGCCGCGCCCGCGGTCGCAGCCGCGCTGCCCACGGCGAACATGGAGGCCGTGCTCAAGGCGGCCCAGATCGACCCGCGCCGCGCCGACGACACCCAGACGCCGGGCGCGCATGCCGGCGTCCTGCTGGTCGAGCAGGCGTTGCAGGCGAAGGGGCTGCTGGACAGCAAGTACGTCGACGGCTACTTCGGCACGACGACGATCACGGCGTACTCGCAGTACCAGAAGTCGTTGGGCTACACCGGGATCGACGCTTCGGGCCTGCCCGGCAAGACGTCGCTGGAGAAGCTGGGCGCGAGCCGCTACACCGTGACGAGCGCGGTGTCCGCGGGCAGCCGCGTGGCCTACCGCGGAGTCACGATCAACACCCGCACCAAGGCGATGCTGCTGGCGGCGGAGAAGATCGCCGGCTTCACCGTCAGCCTGACCCAGGGTTCCTACAACCCGGGCGGGGTCGATGCTTCGGCCGGGACGCACGACGGCGGCGGCGCGATGGACATCTCGGTGTCCGGCATGTCGGCGGCGACCCGCACGACCCTGCTGAAGGCGCTGCGCAACGTCGGGTTCGCGGCCTGGTACCGCACGCCGGACCAGGGTTTCGCCTACCACATCCACGCGATGGCGATCTCCGACCCGGACCTCTCGTCGGGCGCGCAGCACCAGACGGGCGACTACTACCTGGGCAAGAACGGCCTGGCCGGCCGCGGCGCCGACGACGGCCCCTCGGTCACGAAGGTCACCTGGGAGGAGTACCAGCGCGGCTGA
- a CDS encoding cation-translocating P-type ATPase yields the protein MTVDLAITGMTCASCAMRIERKLNKLAGVTATVNYATAKAKVAYSGDVEPKDLVAQVEAAGYRAKLPADEPPAAVEDDGTRTLRQRLVVSAVLAVPVILLAMVPAWQFTYWQWISLTLAAPVLVWGAWPFHRAAFANLRHGAATMDTLISLGTLAALGWSLYALLFGTAGTPGLRHPFELTVERMSGDGAIYLEVAAGVTTFILAGRYFEARAKRRAGAALRALLDLGAKDVAVLRDGRELRIPVGELAVGDRFVVRPGEKVATDGVVEDGGSAIDASLLTGESVPVEVGPGDAVAGATVNVGGRLVVRATKVGADTQLARTARLVEAAQTGKAQVQRLADRVSAVFVPIVIALAVATLAFWLGAGGTPSAAFTAAVAVLIIACPCALGLATPTALLVGTGRGAQLGILIKGPEVLESTRRVDTVVLDKTGTVTTGRMALVEGDGEVLRLAGAVEAASEHPVARAIAAAARERFGALPAVSQFRSTPGLGVTGVVEGRTVRVGRADAAGAELTTVAVTWDGEVRGTLAVADTVKPTSAEAVRRLRGLGLTPILLTGDSAVVARAVAAAVGIDRVIAEVLPHDKAAVVERLQADGHVVAMAGDGVNDAAALAQADLGLAMGTGTDVAIEAADLTLVRGDLRVAADAIRLARRTLRTIKGNLFWAFAYNVAALPLAAAGLLNPMIAGAAMAVSSVFVVTNSLRLRRFEQARPNKHGRVGTDG from the coding sequence ATGACCGTCGACCTCGCGATCACCGGCATGACCTGCGCGTCCTGCGCGATGCGGATCGAACGCAAGCTCAACAAGCTGGCCGGCGTCACCGCGACCGTCAACTACGCCACGGCGAAGGCGAAAGTCGCCTACTCCGGCGACGTCGAGCCGAAAGACCTGGTGGCGCAAGTCGAAGCGGCGGGCTACCGCGCGAAACTGCCCGCCGACGAGCCACCGGCGGCAGTCGAAGACGACGGCACCCGGACCTTGCGGCAACGGCTCGTCGTCTCGGCCGTGCTCGCCGTACCGGTGATCCTGCTGGCGATGGTGCCCGCGTGGCAGTTCACCTACTGGCAGTGGATTTCGCTCACCCTCGCCGCGCCGGTGCTGGTGTGGGGCGCGTGGCCGTTCCACCGCGCCGCGTTCGCCAACCTGCGCCACGGCGCCGCCACGATGGACACGCTCATCTCGCTGGGCACGCTCGCCGCGCTCGGCTGGTCGCTGTACGCGCTGCTGTTCGGCACCGCGGGCACCCCCGGCCTGCGGCACCCGTTCGAGCTCACCGTCGAGCGGATGTCCGGCGACGGCGCGATCTACCTCGAGGTCGCCGCCGGCGTCACGACGTTCATCCTGGCCGGGCGCTACTTCGAGGCCCGCGCCAAGCGACGCGCCGGTGCCGCGCTGCGGGCGCTGCTCGACCTCGGCGCCAAGGACGTCGCCGTCCTGCGCGACGGCCGTGAGCTGCGGATCCCGGTCGGCGAGCTGGCCGTCGGCGATCGGTTCGTCGTACGACCGGGGGAGAAGGTGGCCACCGACGGCGTCGTCGAGGACGGCGGGTCCGCGATCGACGCGAGCCTGCTGACCGGCGAGAGCGTGCCGGTCGAGGTCGGGCCGGGCGACGCCGTGGCGGGCGCGACGGTCAACGTCGGCGGCCGGCTCGTCGTCCGGGCCACGAAGGTCGGCGCCGACACGCAGCTGGCGCGGACCGCGCGGCTCGTGGAGGCGGCGCAGACCGGGAAAGCACAGGTCCAGCGGCTCGCGGACCGCGTCTCGGCGGTGTTCGTCCCGATCGTCATCGCGCTGGCCGTGGCGACGCTCGCCTTCTGGCTCGGCGCGGGCGGGACGCCGTCGGCCGCGTTCACCGCCGCGGTCGCGGTGCTGATCATCGCCTGCCCGTGCGCGCTGGGCCTGGCCACGCCGACGGCGCTGCTGGTCGGCACCGGCCGCGGCGCCCAGCTCGGGATCCTGATCAAGGGCCCGGAGGTGCTGGAGTCGACCCGGCGCGTCGACACCGTCGTGCTGGACAAGACCGGCACGGTGACGACCGGCCGGATGGCGCTGGTCGAGGGGGACGGCGAGGTGCTGCGGCTCGCGGGGGCCGTCGAGGCCGCGTCCGAGCACCCGGTGGCCCGCGCGATCGCGGCCGCCGCCCGGGAGCGGTTCGGCGCGCTGCCCGCGGTGTCGCAGTTCCGGAGCACGCCCGGGCTGGGCGTGACCGGCGTGGTCGAGGGCCGCACGGTGCGCGTCGGGCGAGCGGACGCCGCCGGGGCCGAGCTGACCACGGTCGCCGTGACCTGGGACGGCGAGGTCCGCGGCACGCTGGCCGTGGCCGACACCGTCAAGCCGACGTCGGCCGAGGCGGTCCGGCGGCTGCGCGGGCTCGGGCTGACGCCGATCCTGCTGACCGGCGACAGCGCCGTCGTCGCCCGCGCGGTGGCCGCGGCGGTCGGCATCGACCGGGTGATCGCCGAGGTGCTGCCGCACGACAAGGCCGCCGTCGTCGAGCGGCTCCAGGCGGACGGGCACGTGGTCGCCATGGCCGGCGACGGCGTCAACGACGCGGCCGCGCTCGCCCAGGCCGACCTGGGGCTGGCCATGGGCACCGGCACCGACGTCGCGATCGAGGCGGCCGACCTGACGCTCGTGCGCGGTGACCTGCGCGTGGCGGCCGACGCGATCCGGCTGGCGCGCCGGACGCTGCGGACGATCAAGGGCAACCTGTTCTGGGCGTTCGCCTACAACGTCGCCGCGCTGCCGCTCGCCGCCGCGGGCCTGCTGAACCCGATGATCGCCGGGGCGGCGATGGCCGTCAGCTCGGTCTTCGTCGTCACGAACAGCCTGCGTCTGCGCCGGTTTGAACAAGCACGGCCGAACAAGCACGGCCGGGTGGGCACGGATGGGTGA
- a CDS encoding NlpC/P60 family protein, whose product MHSHPVKRVVSGALAAAAVIAVITVADPAATAAPIPVLQAPPTGSEALAKYRDLAAQAEKLNEDLLKAQADLTTKQGELDKATTDVDAAKTAGAEAADAKQKYQSQVDKFANASFTSGVQLNKLSALLAGTSTQDFLDRSSALEVIATDKNSAMDNLSGAAEKAKTAEKTATDAAKKATDARDAAAKLTSDIEGKKKNLQTQIDQIEAQSKTLSTADKAAQKDTGGKAPTVKAATGAAQTAVNAALSKLGSAYVWGATGPSTFDCSGLMQWAYKQAGITLPRNSAAQAGFGTSVSRDQLQPGDLVAYYSPVSHIGMYIGDGKMVHAPTSGDVVKISPLMSEYAGATRPTA is encoded by the coding sequence GTGCATTCGCATCCCGTCAAGCGCGTGGTGTCAGGTGCCCTCGCGGCCGCCGCGGTGATCGCAGTGATCACCGTCGCGGACCCCGCGGCCACCGCCGCCCCGATCCCCGTTCTCCAGGCTCCGCCCACCGGGTCGGAGGCCCTGGCCAAGTACCGCGACCTCGCGGCGCAGGCCGAGAAGCTCAACGAAGACCTGCTCAAGGCCCAGGCCGACCTCACCACCAAGCAGGGTGAGCTCGACAAGGCCACCACCGACGTCGACGCGGCGAAGACCGCGGGCGCCGAGGCCGCCGACGCGAAGCAGAAGTACCAGTCCCAGGTGGACAAGTTCGCCAACGCGTCGTTCACCAGCGGCGTCCAGCTCAACAAGCTGTCCGCGCTGCTGGCCGGCACGTCGACGCAGGACTTCCTGGACCGCTCGTCGGCCCTCGAGGTCATCGCGACCGACAAGAACTCCGCGATGGACAACCTCAGCGGCGCGGCCGAGAAGGCCAAGACCGCCGAGAAGACGGCGACGGACGCCGCGAAGAAGGCGACCGACGCCCGCGACGCGGCGGCCAAGCTGACCTCGGACATCGAGGGCAAGAAGAAGAACCTGCAGACCCAGATCGACCAGATCGAGGCGCAGAGCAAGACCCTCAGCACGGCCGACAAGGCCGCGCAGAAGGACACCGGCGGCAAGGCCCCCACCGTCAAGGCGGCGACCGGGGCCGCCCAGACCGCGGTCAACGCGGCGCTGAGCAAGCTGGGCAGCGCCTACGTCTGGGGCGCGACCGGACCGAGCACGTTCGACTGCTCGGGCCTGATGCAGTGGGCCTACAAGCAGGCCGGCATCACCCTGCCGCGCAACTCGGCGGCGCAGGCGGGCTTCGGCACGTCGGTGTCGCGCGACCAGCTGCAGCCGGGCGACCTGGTCGCCTACTACTCCCCGGTATCGCACATCGGGATGTACATCGGCGACGGAAAGATGGTCCACGCCCCCACCAGTGGTGACGTGGTCAAGATCTCCCCGCTGATGAGCGAGTACGCCGGAGCGACCCGCCCGACGGCCTGA
- a CDS encoding DUF3072 domain-containing protein produces the protein MTEQPEPNPEKDPSDWTTGDEPMTGPQKSYLQTLAQEAGQEVPEDLTKAEASKRIDELQQTTGRGA, from the coding sequence ATGACCGAACAGCCGGAACCCAACCCGGAGAAGGACCCGAGCGACTGGACCACCGGCGACGAGCCGATGACCGGGCCGCAGAAGTCCTACCTGCAGACGCTCGCCCAGGAGGCGGGTCAGGAGGTGCCGGAGGACCTGACGAAGGCCGAGGCCTCCAAGCGCATCGACGAGCTGCAACAGACCACCGGCCGCGGCGCTTGA